The DNA segment TCCCCAGGCGGGGTACTTAATGTGTTTACTGCGGCACCGAGGTTGGACCCCCGACACCTAGTACCCATCGTTTACGGCGTGGACTACCAGGGTATCTAATCCTGTTTGCTCCCCACGCTTTCGTGCCTCAGCGTCAGTTACAGTCCAGAAAGCCGCCTTCGCCACTAGTGTTCTTCCTAATCTCTACGCATTTCACCGCTACACTAGGAATTCCGCTTTCCTCTCCTGCACTCTAGATGCCCAGTTTGAAATGCAGCACCCAAGTTGAGCTCGGGTATTTCACATCTCACTTAAACATCCGCCTACGCACTCTTTACGCCCAGTAAATCCGGACAACGCTCGCCACCTACGTATTACCGCGGCTGCTGGCACGTAGTTAGCCGTGGCTTCCTCCTCTGGTACCGTCATTATCGTCCCAGATAACAGAGCTTTACAACCCTAAGGCCTTCATCACTCACGCGGCGTTGCTGCGTCAGGGTTTCCCCCATTGCGCAATATTCCCCACTGCTGCCTCCCGTAGGAGTCTGGACCGTGTCTCAGTTCCAATGTGGCCGATCACCCTCTCAGGTCGGCTACGCATCGTCGCCTTGGTAAGCCTTTACCTTACCAACTAGCTAATGCGCCGCGGGCCCATCTCAAAGCGGATTACTCCTTTGATTACAAAACCATGCGATTTCGTAATTTTATGCGGTATTAATCTCCCTTTCGGGAGGCTATTCCCCTCTTTGAGGCAGGTTGCCCACGTGTTACTCACCCGTCCGCCGCTAATCCGTTCCCCGAAGGGAACTTCATCGCTCGACTTGCATGTGTTAGGCACGCCGCCAGCGTTCGTCCTGAGCCAGGATCAAACTCTCAATTTAAAGTTCAATCTCAAACTCAAATTCACTGACTTTATGATTTATCATCATCATCTCTGTTTAATTTTCAAAGACCAGTTTTTCTCTGTCGCCTTGCGACGAAATATATAATATCATATAAACAAAACTATATTTTTATAAATTAATTAAATTATATAGTTTAAATACAATTTTCTCTTTTTTATTTCTTTTTACTTAGTTTTTCTTATATAGATACGCAAGGTTAAGTTTATTATTATTTTTTGGTAAATATTTGTTTTATATAAACCAATAAAAAAATGCTACATGTTTATGTAGCATTTTTTATTACTTTATTATTCTTCACTTTATTATTCTTCACTTTGTTCTTGTTCTAATATTTCATTATTCTCTTCTTGGTCTACTGAATCAATGTTCTGTTCTTGATTGCCATTTTGTTGTTTCTCTGCTAGGCTATTATCTTCATCAATATTTTCTTCACACATTTTTTCATCTTCACAGTTAATTTTAGCCATAGCCACTACTTCTATTTCTTCTCCAGTTTTCATAAGAGTTACGCCCATAGTATTTCTGCTTGTAATAGATATATCAGAAACATTTATCCTTATAACTATATCTTTACTATTTATAAGCATTATTTCATCCGTTTCTTTGACCATCTTAGCTCCAACTATATACCCGGTCTTATCTGTAACCTTATAAGTTATAATACCTTTTCCGCCTCTTTTTATAGTACTATATTCTGAAATAGGAGTTCTCTTACCAAATCCATTTTGGCTTACAACTAATAATTTTTCATCTTCATTTACTACATTCATAGACACTGCTATATCATTATTTCTTAAAGTTATAGCTTTAACACCTGCTGCATTTCTTCCCATAGGTCTAACATCAGTCTCTTTAAATCTTATGCTGTATCCATTTCTTGTAACCATTATAAGCTCATTGTTTCCATCTGTTAATTTAGCATCTATTAGCTCATCTCCATCTTTTAATGTTACAGCATTTAATCCTGATTTCCTTATATTAGCATATTGACTTAAGGATGTTTTCTTTACTATACCTTTTTTAGTAGCCATCATTAGGTATTTATCTTTATCAAATTCTTTTAAAGCTATTACCGCTTGAATTCTTTCTTCTTGATTTAAAGGAATTATATTTATTATGTTGGTTCCTTTAGCTGTTCTTCCTGCTTCTGGTATCTCATATGCCTTTAACTTATACGTTCTACCTTCATTAGTAAAGAACATCAATTCATTATGTGTTGATGTAATAAATAAATGTTCAACAAAGTCTTCTTCCTTCGTTGCCATAGCCTGTATTCCTCTTCCGCCTCTTTTTTGAGCACTATAGGTATCTTCCGGCAATCTCTTAATATAACCTTCATGAGTTAATGTTATAACTACATTTTGCTCTTCTATTAAATCCTCAATGTCTATATCATGAATATTTTTTTCTATGGCAGATCTTCTTTCATCACCATATTTATCTCTTATTTCTAAAAGTTCTTCTTTGATTAGGTTTAAAAGTATCTCCTTATTTCCTAATATTTCTTTTAATCTCTTTATATTTTCCTGTAATGCGTTATATTCATCTTCTATTTTTTCTCTTTCCAAACCTGTTAATCTTTGAAGCTTCATGTCTAGTATTGCTTGGGATTGTTTTTCAGAAAGATTAAATTTACTCATAAGGCCATTTCTTGCTTCTTGAGTAGTTTTAGAAGCTCTTATTAAGCTTATTACCTCATCTATATGATCTAATGCTATTTTTAATCCTTCTAAAATATGAGCTCTTGCTAAAGCTTTATCTAGCTCAAATTGAGTTCTTCTTGTAATTACTTCTTCTTGGAATTTCACATACTCTACTAATATTTGTTTTAAATTTAAAACTTTAGGTTCATTGTTTACTAATGCTAGCATTATTACTCCAAAGGTATCTTGAAGTCTAGTATGCTTATATAACCTATTTAAAACCACATTAGGATTGGCATCCCTTTTTAGTTCAATGACGATTCTCATACCTTCTCTATCAGATTCGTCTCTTAAATCAGATATACCATCTACCTTTTTATTTTTAACTAAATTAGCTATATTCTCTATAAGTCTTGACTTATTTACCTGATAAGGTATTTCAGTAACTATTATTCTAGTTCTTCCTTTTTCTTCTTCTATGTCTGTTTTAGCCCTCATGACTATTCTTCCTCTACCAGTTTCATAAGCCTGCCTAATTCCAGCAGTTCCTTTTATTATTCCTGCTGTTGGGAAATCTGGTCCTTTTATCTTTGTCATGAGTTCTTGTATTGTAACTTCGGGATTATCTATAAGCATTATTATGCCATCTACTACTTCTCTTAGGTTATGAGGTGGTATATTAGTGGCCATACCTACTGCTATACCTGCTGAACCATTTACTAATAAATTAGGAAATCTAGATGGTAAAACGCAAGGTTCCTTTTCTTCTCCATCAAAGTTAGGTATGAAATCTACAGTATTTTTATTTATATCCCTAATCATCTGTAGATTTATTTTGCTCATTTTAGCCTCAGTATACCTCATAGCCGCAGCACCATCGCCATCTATAGAACCAAAGTTTCCATGGCCATCTACAAGAGTATATCTCATATTAAAATCTTGAGCCATTCTAACAAGAGCATCATAAACTGCAGTATCACCATGTGGATGGTATTTACCTAAAACGTCTCCGACTATTCTTGCACATTTTCTATATCCCTTTTCTGGTGTTAAACCTAGCTCATGCATAGAATAAATTATTCTTCTATGAACTGGCTTTAAACCATCTCTTACATCGGGCAGTGCACGACCTACTATTACACTCATAGCGTAATCTATATAAGATTTTTTCATTTCATTCTTTACATCTACTGGTAGTATTTTACCTTCAAACATGTAGTTACACCTCTTTTATCTTTATATATCTAGGTTAACAACTTTTTTAGCATTTTCCTCAATAAACTGTCTGCGAGGTTCTACTTTATCACCCATAAGTATAGTGAATATCTCATCTGCAGCCATAGCGTCTTCTACCGTTACCTTTAGTAAGGTTCTTTTATCTGGATCCATGGTAGTTTCCCAAAGTTGTTCCGCGTCCATTTCTCCTAGACCTTTGTATCTTTGAATTTCTGTATTTGTATCTTTTCCTCCAACTTCCTGTAATATCATATCTAATTCTTTATCACTGTAAGAATAATATTCTTTCTTGCCTTTAGATATTTTATAAAGTGGAGGTTGTGCAATATATACATGTCCTTGCTCTACTAATTCTTTCATGTATCTGTAGAAGAATGTTAAAAGCAAAGTTCTTATATGGGCACCATCAACGTCCGCATCTGTCATTATTATAATTCTATTATATCTTATTTTACTTATATCAAATTCTTTTCCTATACCCGCACCAAAAGCTGTTACCATAGATCTTATTTCCTGGTAACCTAATATTTTATCAAGCCTCTGTTTTTCTACATTCATTATTTTACCCCTTAGAGGTAAGATAGCTTGAAATTCTCTATTTCTTCCTTGTTTTGCGCTACCACCTGCAGAGTCTCCCTCTACTAAGTATATTTCACATTTCTCTGGATCCTTTGAAGAACAATCCGAAAGTTTTCCTGGCAATGATGTACTTTCAAGTACAGATTTTCTTCTTGTGAGTTCCCTTGCCTTTTTAGCAGCTTCTCTTGCACGAGATGCAGTAAGTCCCTTATCTACTATAATTTTTGCAATCTGAGGATTTTCTTCAAGATAAGCCTCTACTGTTTCTGTAAGTATGCTATCTACTATTCCACGTGCTTCACTATTTCCTAGTTTTGTTTTTGTCTGCCCTTCAAATTGAGGCTCTGTAAGTTTTACAGATATTACAGCTGTAAGTCCTTCCCTTATATCCTCTCCTGATAGATTTTTATCATTTTCTTTTAAAAATCCAAATTTCTTAGAATAATCATTTATTATTCTTGTAAGAGCAGCTTTAAAACCAGCTAAATGTGTTCCACCTTCTACAGTATCTATATTATTTGCAAAAGAAAAGATGTTCTCTGAGTATGTATCGTTATGTTGAAGGGCCATTTCTACAATATAATCATCTTTAGTACCTTCTACATATATTGGTTCTGGATACAACGCCTGTTTATTTCTATTTAAGTAACTTACAAAAGATTTTATTCCACCTTCATAGTGGAAAATCTCTTCTTTTTCTTCTCTTTCGTCTTTAAATATTATTTTAATTCCCTTGTTTAAAAATGCTAATTCTCTTAATCTTTGAGCTAATGTATCATAATCAAAATCTATTTCCTCAAAAATTTCGGAATCTGGAAGAAAATATGTCTTTGTTCCATGCTTATCTGAATTTCCTACTTTATCTAAACCTGTAACAGCCTTTCCTCTTGAATATTCCTGCTTCCAAACATCCCCATCTCTAAAAACTGTAACACTACAGTGCTCTGATAAAGCATTAACTACAGAAGCACCAACACCATGAAGTCCTCCGGATACCTTGTATCCTCCCCCTCCAAATTTACCTCCAGCATGAAGTACTGTCATTATAACTTCAACTGTAGGCATCTTCATCTTATGGTGCATACCTACAGGCATACCTCTACCATTATCCTCTATGGTAACTGAGTTATCTTTATGTATATTTACCTGTATTTCATCACAATAACCTTCTAATGCTTCATCTATACTATTATCTACTATTTCATAAACCAAGTGATGAAGTCCTCTTAAACTAGTACTACCTATATACATTCCTGGTCTTTTTCTTACAGCTTCCAGACCCTCTAGTACCTGTATTTGACTTTCATCATAAACTCCGTTATTTTCCATTAAAACTTTACCTCCTAACCTACGCTATAGTTGAAAGTATATGGTTTTAGCTCTTTTTTGAAGAGTAGATGACGATATTGGAGACAAATATATTTTGCTCTTCTTATCAACTTCTGCAATAACAAAGGATTTAGGCTTTTCCTTAGTAACTCTCTCTACAAAACCATCCTCTTCTGCCAATCTTAAAAATTGACTGGTATCTGAACTATACATAGTAGTTTCCATATCAAAAATTCCTATGACATCTTCTACTGGCACTACTACATTCTCACCTAAATGTAAAAACATAAAATATCCTCCTTAGAACTACTTAATTCTTTCTATATTTCCATTTCTAACTTCATAAGCTAAAGAGTCTTCTCCTAGATATTCTTGAATATTATGCATGCCCGTACAGGTTATAATTGTTTGAATGTCTTTTATAGAACTTAATATATATTTTTGTCTCCTAATATCTAATTCTGATAAAACATCATCCAATAAAAGAACAGGATATTCCCCTGTTATACTTTTAATTATATCCAAAAAAGCAAACTTTATTGTTAATACAGAAGTTCTTTGTTGACCTTGTGAACCATATTCTCTAGCATCTATATCGTTTATTTTTATATCAAAATCATCTCTGTGTGGTCCTGCTGATGTATTTCTCTTATCCATATCACTTTTTCTATGACTTTTTAATAAATAAAAAAGAGCCTGTTCTACGTCTTTTGTATCCTGAATATTTTTAATTTGAGATACATAACTAAAACTTATTTTTTCTTTTCCACTAGTTATATTTGAATGTATACTCTCTCCATATTTATTAAGCATTTTTATGTATTTTAATCTTTCTGTGATTAAATACGCTCCAAAAGAACTCATTTGAGTATCATATACATCTAAAATACCTTCATCAACTTTCATACATTTTAAAAGGGAATTTCTTTCTCCTAAAGTCTTTTTATATGCAGATAAATTATAATAATACTTTTTACTTAATTTGCAAAGCTCTATATCTAAAAGTCGTCTTCTTGCAGAGGGAGAACCTTTAACAGTATCTAAATCCTCTGGGGAAAACATAACTACATTAAAAATTCCAATAAGGTCAGCTATTTTATTAACCTTTATAGAATTTACATTAATGCCCTTTTTTCCCTCTTTAAATATTTTTATATCTATTTTTTTATCTAACCTTTCTCTTCCCACTGCAAGAGATATATACGCATTATTTGAATCCCAATTAATAAGTTCTTTATCTCTGTTTGTTCTATGAGATTTGGCTAAACTGCAGTAGTATATACTTTCAAGTATATTAGTTTTTCCTTGTGCATTATCTCCTACAAGAACATTTACCCCCCTTTTAAAATCTATTAATAAATTATGGTAATTTCTAAAATTTATAAGCTGTAATCCCTTAACATACATAATTCATACACCTTTTTATTATATCACAATATGATTAGTGACTAAAATAATTAATCTAAATAGTATTTTTTTAAACTATTTGGTACTCTGTTCCGTGAAGTTCTATTATATCACCCTTAACTAATTTTCTACCTCTTCTTGTTTCTGTTTCGCCGTTAACTTTAACTTCACCTTCTTGTATATATATTTTAGCTTCTGATCCTAGAGAAGCTGCACCACTCCATTTCAAAAAAGCATCTAACTTTATTTGTTCAGTATTTATACTTATTTTTTCCATAATATATAAACTCCTTTTGTTATTTATCTAACAGCAACTCTAACTGGAAGCAATAAATATGTGCAGTTATTATTTTCCTTATTTTTGATTATGCAAGGACTAACACTGCTAGAAAATTCCATGTATATTTCTTCTTCTTCCATTATTTTAAACACATCAATTAAATATCTTGAGTTAAATGCAGTTTTTAAAGACTCACCTTGCAAAATTATATTTAATTCTTCTCTAACCTTTCCCAATTGAGAATTAGATGTAATTATCATATTGTCATCTTTTATATCAAATTTTACTAAATTAGTATTTCCATCTTTACCCATAAGCGATGCTCTTTCAATACAACCTAGTATTTCATCTTTTTTAGTAGTAACTCTAAGGTTGTATTCCTCTGGTATTATAGAGTCGTATTTTATAAAATCTCCTTCCAAAAGTCTTGATATAATTTTAGTTTTTCCTAAATTAAACAATATATGATTATCTGTAAAAGATAAAGCAACCTTTTTTTCATCATCTTCTAATATTTTAGATACTTCATTTAGTGTTTTACCAGGAATTACACAATTTATATCATTTTCTTCATCAATATTTTCACTGCGTAAAGCAAGTCTATATCCATCTAGAGCAACTAGATTAAGTTTATTTTTTGTTATTTCAAATAAAACACCAGTTAATATAGGTCTTGTTTCATCTTGTGCTACAGCAAATATTGTTCCTTTTATCATATTTTTAAGTAATTTCTGTGATAATAAGCACATTTTATTTTCATCTATTGTTGGTATTTCTGGGTATTCATCTGCACTCATGTGGAAAAGTGTGGAGTTGGATTTTTCACACTTTATATCTATACTATTTTTTTCTGTAGTTCGTATTTCTACAGTACTATTAGGTAATTTTTTAATTATTTCACCAAAAAGTCTTGAATCTAGAACTATTCTTCCATTTTCAAGTACATTAGCTTCTACTTTAGTCTCTATACTTAGATCTATATCTGAACCTATTAAAGTAACAGTATTATTTTCAGCTATTAATAGTATTCCTTGTAATATAGACATAGTAGATTTTCCTGTAATAGCTTTTTGAGCTATATTAATAGCTTCTTGTAATTTACTTTTTTCACATGTAAATATCAAAGTAAAACCTCCTTATTTATAAACAACGAATTTTTATATAGAAAGAGAAGATAATATATAGATATTATAGTAGTAATAGTAGTAGGGGCTGTTAGTATGTGGATAAGTAGGTCAACCCTTTAAAAATGCGTAAAACACAAACAAAAATAATTGTGGATAAATAAATAATAAATTTAATATTTTATCCACAGTATCCAGAGATGAAAACCATATTTTCTTTTATCCACAAGTAATTAAATATATATTATAAACACATGTTAATTTTGAGATATTTTATTGCTTAAGTCCTCTATAGTACTCTTAAGTCCGTTATCTTTTTTTAAGTTGTTTGAGATTTTTTCGTAAGCATGTATAACAGTAGTGTGATCCCTTCCGCCAAATTCTTCTCCTATTTTAGGAAGAGACATATCCGTTAATTTTCTACATAGATACATAGCTATTTGTCTAGGGTAGGCTATATTTCTAGTTCTCCTAGAGGATTTAAAATCATCCACGCTAAGATTAAAATAACTAGAAACAATGTCTTGGATAGAACTAATAGTTATTTGTTTACTTTGACTATTAGAGATTATATCTTTTAGTGCTTCAGAAGCTAAATCTACGCTAATTTCCTTATTAGTCAAAGAAGAAAAGGCTACTATTCTAATAAGAGCTCCTTCTAATTCCCTAATATTAGATTTAATTTTATTAGCTATATACACCATAACTTCGTTAGGAATATTTAGATTTTCCACATCTGCCTTCTTTTTAAGAATGGCTATTCTAGTTTCAAAATCTGGAGCTTGAATATCTGCAATCAGCCCCCATTCGAATCTAGATCTTAATCTATCTTCTAATGTAGGAATTTCCTTTGGAGGTCTATCACTAGATAGTATTATTTGTTTATTAGCCTCGTGAAGAGCGTTGAAAGTGTGGAAAAATTCTTCTTGCGTTCTTTCTTTACCGGCGATAAATTGAATATCGTCAATAAGAAGAATATCTACATTTCTATATTTGTTTCTAAATTCTACGTTTTTATCGTCTTTTATAGAATTTATTAATTCATTAGTGAATTTTTCAGAAGTAACATATACAACCTTTGAATTAGGGTTATTCTCTAATACATAATGGCCTATAGCATGCATAAGGTGCGTTTTACCCAATCCCACGCCTCCATAAATAAAAAGGGGGTTATAAGCCTTAGCCGGGGATTCTGCTACCGCTAAAGAAGCTGCATGAGCAAATCTATTACTATTACCTATAACAAAAGAATCAAAGGTATATTTAGGATTCAGAGTAGATGTTATTTCAGGGCTAACTATTATTTTACTCTGTTCTGGTTTTATTTGCTCCTTTGGTTGAACGTCTACTGCCTCTTCGCTGGCAATTATAAATTCAATATTGTAAGATTTCGAACTTATTAATTTAATAGCATTAGAAATTAGATTTTTATATCTATTTTCTAATATTTCTTTAGTAAAATTGTTAGGTACCCCTAATTTTAAGCAATCCCTGTCTATGGATATAGGAATTATGCTTTTAATCCAAGTATTAAAGCTTACTTCTGTAAGTTCACCTTTTATGATATTTAAGGTTTTTTCCCAAATTTGAGTAAGATGAACATCCATTTCTTATCCTCCAGTTCAAAAAAATAATAAACAATATATAAACAGAGTTATCTACAATTATTAACCCATCTATAAATACTAGACAAATGTATATAAAAATATTCACATGTTGATAATTATGTTTATAATTTCAGAGAATCTCATTATAACATAAATTATCAACAGATGCATAAAAAAAGTTATTTACATAAAAAAAAATGATAAAATCCGCATAAATAAGCGGTACAAATAAATGTATTAAAAAAATATGTACAGATTAAAACAATTTATCCACAAAGTTATCAACAGCCTGTGTATAATTATTAATAATAAAAAAATATTCACAGTTCACAATTAATAATATCAAAAGGAATAAAGGTATTCAAGAAGTTATCCACAAAAATATTAAAAATATGAAAAAATATTCACAGTTTCTTAGTATAATTTTAAAATTTGGTTTTTTAATAATAGAAAATATAAAAAAAAGTGATTTTAGAATGCAATATTTTTTAACATTAATATACATTTTGTTCTTCTTGACATTGGGTATCTATAACTATATAATTTAATAGTAAAACCATAAATATAGTTAGTAAGTAATACTTTGCTATATACTAACTTCAAATGAAGGAGGTGCAGTAGGATGTTAAGAACTTACCAACCAAAGAAGTTACAAAGAAAAAGAGAACACGGTTTCAGAAAGAGAATGAGCACTAAGTCTGGAAGAAATGTTCTTCAAAGAAGAAGACTTAAAGGTAGAAAAAGATTGACAGCATAAGGCCGCATAAGTGGCCTTTTTCTGCAACTGCAGATAAAAGGAGTAAGGTTTAAATGAAACTTGAAGGTTTAAAAAAAAATGTTGAGTTTAAAACTGTATATAGAAGAGGAAAGTCTTTTTCAAATAACTTGTTAGTTTTATATAAGTATAAAAATAAAAAAAACGATAATACTAATAGATTAGGAATTTCAGTTAGCAAAAAAGTAGGAAATAGTGTGGTTAGAAGTAGAGTTAAGAGATTGATAAAGGAAAGTTACAGATTAAACCAATATAATTTCAAAGTGAATGACCTTGATTTAGTTATAATAGCTAGAACTAGTTGCAAGGATAGAACATACAAAGAAATAGAGAAAGCTTTAATCAATATAATTAAGAAAGCTGGTTTATATAATAATGAAGAGAGTTCTAATTTGCATGATTAAATTTTATAGAAAATACATATCCCCATTAAAAACTCCCTGTTGTAGGTTTTATCCTACATGTTCACAGTATGCTTTAGAAGCTATTGAAAAGTATGGAGCTTTTAAAGGAGGTATTATGGCCATAAAGAGGATTTTAAAATGCCATCCTTTTCATGATGGTGGATACGATCCTGTCAAATAATATTTAATTTTGGGAGGTTTAAAAGTGCAGTTTTTATCACAATGGTTATCGAAATTTTTTGAAATGTTGCACACTGGGTTAAATAGTTTTATACCCAACAATAACATCACATATGGCTTAGCCATAATATTATTTACAGCAATAATAAGAATAATATTATTGCCTATAAACTTTAAACAGATAAGATCTACTGTTAAAATGAGTGAAATACAACCAGAAATGAAAAAATTACAGGAAAAGTATAAAAATAATCCTCAAAAAATGCAAGAAGAAGTTATGAAGCTTTATAAAGAAAATGGTGTAAGTCCTCTAAGTGGATGTCTACCTTTAATAATACAGATGCCAATATTATTTGCCATGTATTATTTATTTTTAAATTTACCTAACATAAGCGGTGTAAGCTTT comes from the Haloimpatiens massiliensis genome and includes:
- the yidC gene encoding membrane protein insertase YidC, encoding MQFLSQWLSKFFEMLHTGLNSFIPNNNITYGLAIILFTAIIRIILLPINFKQIRSTVKMSEIQPEMKKLQEKYKNNPQKMQEEVMKLYKENGVSPLSGCLPLIIQMPILFAMYYLFLNLPNISGVSFLWMKDLGGVASLKDPLSLILPILSGVTTYLSSAMMAMKGDGMQAKQTSIMNIFMSVFITYMSLKFKGALVLYWVTNNLFQIGQTAIMKRNEKRSKQNA